A DNA window from Phycisphaerae bacterium contains the following coding sequences:
- a CDS encoding DM13 domain-containing protein, which translates to MTSDSNRLRLGLLAVLVCVGACSQALQPAQSHCGSDDPRVGYIAELKNRFIHGVSGTARIVDNCTIVIEDFTFDGLGVPPAVVGIKDNDFAHPVVLLDNIFRLGGYHNETLTVPLPEGVTLDDVPRISISCVAGTKLFGNGNFGDGVFHAPGTPQPRR; encoded by the coding sequence TGACGAGTGACAGCAACAGACTTCGCCTCGGGCTGCTCGCGGTTCTTGTCTGTGTAGGGGCTTGCTCTCAGGCTCTGCAACCAGCCCAGAGCCACTGTGGCTCCGACGACCCCCGCGTCGGCTACATCGCCGAGCTCAAGAATCGGTTCATTCACGGTGTATCAGGGACGGCCCGCATCGTTGACAACTGTACCATCGTCATCGAGGACTTCACCTTCGACGGCCTTGGGGTACCGCCGGCCGTCGTAGGAATCAAGGACAACGACTTCGCACACCCCGTTGTGCTCCTAGACAACATTTTCAGGTTAGGCGGCTACCACAACGAGACCTTGACGGTCCCGCTCCCGGAGGGTGTGACGCTGGATGATGTTCCGAGGATCAGCATCAGCTGCGTTGCGGGCACGAAACTGTTTGGCAACGGCAACTTTGGCGATGGTGTCTTTCACGCCCCGGGCACGCCGCAGCCCCGCCGGTGA